In Gammaproteobacteria bacterium, a single genomic region encodes these proteins:
- a CDS encoding SDR family NAD(P)-dependent oxidoreductase yields the protein MRLDGLRAVVTGGVSGLGLAVTRRILKSGGQVAVMDVNEAGWKALAEEFSQHAHFLPTDVTDPAAVDASIRSAADALGHISLTVNCAGVMDGTRVIGRHRLYRTEDFRRVIEVNLVGTFNVCRAAAWSMQLNGADDNGERGVIVNTASIAAWEGQVGQTAYAASKGGIVSMTLPMAREFARFGIRVMAIAPGVFHTPSMDSLSEPAREHLIQSVPFPSRLGDPDEFASLALAIYENPMLNGEAIRLDGGLRMPAM from the coding sequence ATGCGACTCGACGGGTTGAGGGCCGTCGTCACCGGTGGCGTATCGGGCCTAGGACTGGCGGTCACGCGCCGCATCCTCAAGTCCGGCGGTCAGGTCGCGGTCATGGACGTGAACGAAGCTGGCTGGAAGGCCCTGGCCGAGGAGTTCAGCCAGCATGCGCATTTCCTGCCCACCGATGTAACCGACCCTGCAGCGGTCGACGCGTCCATACGGTCAGCCGCCGATGCGCTGGGACACATCTCGCTGACCGTGAACTGCGCGGGCGTGATGGACGGGACCCGCGTCATCGGCCGCCACCGTCTCTACCGTACAGAGGACTTCCGCCGGGTCATCGAAGTCAATCTGGTCGGGACCTTCAACGTGTGCCGTGCCGCCGCCTGGTCGATGCAGCTCAACGGTGCGGACGACAACGGCGAGCGAGGGGTGATCGTCAACACCGCCTCGATCGCCGCCTGGGAGGGACAGGTCGGTCAGACCGCCTACGCCGCGTCCAAGGGCGGGATAGTCAGCATGACGCTGCCGATGGCCAGGGAGTTCGCGCGCTTCGGCATTCGTGTCATGGCGATCGCACCGGGTGTCTTTCACACACCGTCAATGGACAGCCTGTCCGAACCCGCCCGCGAGCATCTCATCCAGTCCGTCCCCTTCCCGTCGCGCCTGGGCGATCCCGATGAATTCGCCTCGCTGGCGCTCGCCATCTATGAGAACCCGATGTTGAACGGTGAAGCGATCCGTCTCGACGGCGGGCTGCGCATGCCCGCCATGTAA
- a CDS encoding DUF4892 domain-containing protein, which produces MFQRFCGLIALILLALAGVTAAKQDESGDIDPPMAARFPESVLIDHARNDHGEYRFVTEVSDTGGEIGGRVVRGEVTRYLYRQPEATPIFLIHGHYRKALKDAGAEVVFHCSNEACGPAELAEKWRRVTGLRSKSGDDCEYIAARLEGEHTRSWIALMIGSELTEIDVIEQAKDKPQESKSAAPPAAAN; this is translated from the coding sequence GTGTTCCAGAGATTTTGTGGCTTGATCGCCCTGATCCTGCTGGCGCTCGCCGGCGTGACGGCTGCCAAACAGGACGAATCCGGGGATATCGACCCGCCGATGGCCGCGCGCTTTCCGGAATCGGTATTGATCGATCATGCGCGGAATGATCACGGGGAATACCGATTCGTGACCGAAGTGAGCGACACCGGTGGCGAGATCGGCGGCCGGGTCGTCCGGGGCGAAGTCACGCGCTACCTGTACCGCCAGCCCGAGGCGACGCCGATCTTCCTGATCCATGGCCACTACCGGAAGGCGTTGAAGGACGCCGGGGCGGAGGTGGTTTTTCACTGCTCGAACGAGGCCTGCGGACCGGCCGAACTGGCCGAGAAATGGCGCCGTGTCACGGGTCTTCGTTCGAAAAGCGGCGACGACTGCGAATACATCGCCGCCAGACTCGAAGGCGAACATACCCGGTCCTGGATTGCGCTGATGATCGGCTCGGAGCTGACCGAGATCGACGTGATCGAGCAAGCAAAAGACAAGCCCCAGGAATCGAAATCCGCGGCACCGCCTGCCGCCGCGAACTGA